The Bacteroidota bacterium nucleotide sequence CCTCCGCACGATCATTGAAAAATATGACGGGGGCCCGGTTGGCGTTAGTTCGCTTGCCGTTGCCGTCGGCGAGGAACCGGGAACCATCGAAGAAGTGTACGAACCGTTTTTGATCCAGGAAGGGTTCATCAAACGAACGCCGCGGGGCAGAGAAGCAACCTCCATCGCCTACAAGCATTTCGGCATCGCCAAAAAGACGTTTGTCCAGGAAAACCTGAATTTGTAAACAACGCGTAAGGGTGGTTCGCATGGCGCTCGACAAAGATCTGCAGTCGGTCCAGGAAGTCAGGGAACTCTTGACAAAAGCGAAAGAGGCACAGCTTGCGTTCCGCGCCTACTCGCAGGGGCAGGTTGACAGGATCGTCCGGGCTATGGCGGACGCCGGATTTGCAGAGGCCGAGCGGCTCGGACAGTTGGCGCACGAAGAGACCGGTTTCGGCAAGCCCGCGGACAAAAAAAAGAAGAATGAATTCGCGACGAAACGCGTGTATGAATCGATCAAGGATTTGAAGACCGTCGGCGTGATTCACGAGGACGGCGAGAAGCACGTTGTGGAGATCGGCGAACCGATGGGAGTCGTAGCAGCGCTCATTCCTTCCACCAATCCCACCTCCACGGTCATGTTCAAGGCGATCATTTCCGTGAAGGGGCGCAACGGATTTGTCGCGAGCCCGCACCCGCGTGCGGCACGGTGCACCGCAGAAGCAGCCCGCGTCGTTTCCGAAGCGGCGGAACGGGCAGGAGCACCGCACGGCTTGATCGCCTGCATGTCGATCCCTTCGATCGAGGGAACGAATGAATTGATGAAGCATAAGCTGACCGCCGTCATCCTCGCCACGGGGAGCAATCCGATGGTGCGGGCCGCGTACAGCTCCGGCAAGCCCGCTCTTGGCGTCGGATCGGGGAATGTTCCCGCGTTCATCGAACGAACCGCGAACATCAAAAAGGCTGTCGCCGATATCGTCTCGGGAAAAATGTTCGATTGGGGAGTTCTCTGTTCGACGGAATCCGGCGTCATTGTCGATTCGCCGGTAAAAACGCAGGTCGTCGAAGAATTTAAGAAACTGAAGTGCTATATTGTCGCCCCCGACGAAAAAGAAAAACTGAGCATGACGATGTTCGATCCCAAAGGGGCGATCAATCCCGATATTGTAGGAAAATCTCCCGCGTTCATTGCGCAAAAAGCCGGCTTTGCCGTCCCCGCGGACACATCATGCTTGATCGCCGAACTCGCTGCTGTTGGAAAAGGACACGCGCTTTCGCGTGAAAAACTCTCCCCCGTACTGGCAATGTTTACAGTTGACGGCTGGCGGGAAGGATGCGAACGGTCGATCGAGATGCTGGAGTTCGGGGGACTCGGGCACACGATGGTGATCCATTCATCCGATCATGACGTCATCATGAAATTTGCTCTTGAGAAACCCGCATGCAGAATTCTCGTGAACACACAGGCCGCGCTTGGCGCTGTCGGGAATACCAATGAACTCCTCCCTTCGATGACGCTCGGCCCCGGAACGTTCGGCAGATCGATCATCTCGGAGAACGTTTCTGCAAAACACCTTATCAACATTAAACGGCTTGCGTTTGAGACAAGGCCGATTAATAAGGAAGATGGGCCAGCGACGAA carries:
- a CDS encoding aldehyde dehydrogenase family protein; the protein is MALDKDLQSVQEVRELLTKAKEAQLAFRAYSQGQVDRIVRAMADAGFAEAERLGQLAHEETGFGKPADKKKKNEFATKRVYESIKDLKTVGVIHEDGEKHVVEIGEPMGVVAALIPSTNPTSTVMFKAIISVKGRNGFVASPHPRAARCTAEAARVVSEAAERAGAPHGLIACMSIPSIEGTNELMKHKLTAVILATGSNPMVRAAYSSGKPALGVGSGNVPAFIERTANIKKAVADIVSGKMFDWGVLCSTESGVIVDSPVKTQVVEEFKKLKCYIVAPDEKEKLSMTMFDPKGAINPDIVGKSPAFIAQKAGFAVPADTSCLIAELAAVGKGHALSREKLSPVLAMFTVDGWREGCERSIEMLEFGGLGHTMVIHSSDHDVIMKFALEKPACRILVNTQAALGAVGNTNELLPSMTLGPGTFGRSIISENVSAKHLINIKRLAFETRPINKEDGPATKSERGIQNPEYRIQKSEGRIPDTDQASPKATHSWMEEIEERIRLKAGNQPVREQQHPEKPILKEEKNDAKYGTGMTLDDVERVMNDFKK